A portion of the Lolium rigidum isolate FL_2022 chromosome 1, APGP_CSIRO_Lrig_0.1, whole genome shotgun sequence genome contains these proteins:
- the LOC124690340 gene encoding probable galactinol--sucrose galactosyltransferase 1 isoform X2: MTVGAGIAVQEDGSLAALGATVLTEVRDNVLVTPAAGGGMLDGAFLGVRSAPAGSRSVFPVGKLRDLRFMCTFRFKMWWMTQRMGSSGQDIPVETQFLIVEAADGAGDEQSAVYTVFLPILEGSFRAVLQGNEDDELEICLESGDPAVESFDGTHLVYVGAGSDPFEVITNAVKAVERHLQTFSHREKKKMPDMLNWFGWCTWDAFYTDVTAEGVKEGLQSLEKGGAAPKFVIIDDGWQSVSMDPAGTACISDNAANFANRLYDIKENYKFQKNGRMGHREDDPANGLAHIVSEIKGKHELKYVYVWHAITGYWGGVRPGSDGMEHYQSKIQYPVSSPGVQKNEPCAAFDSIAANGLGLVNPDKVLSFYNELHSYLASAGIDGVKVDVQNILESLGAGHGGRVLLARKYQQALEASIARNFRNNDIISCMSQNTDNLYSSKRSAVVRASDDFWPRDPASHTIHIASVAYNTVFLGEFMQPDWDMFHSVHPMAEYHAAARAVGGCAIYVSDKPGNHDFDLLRKLVLPDGSILRAKLPGRPTRDCLFSDPARDGKSILKIWNLNACSGVIGAFNCQGAGWCRAGKKNLIHDVQPGTITGAVRGQDVSRLPEVAGDGWNGDVVAYSHVAGEVTVLPKDAALPVTLKPREYEVFTVVPLKRLANGASFAPIGLIRMFNSGGAVTEVSYCDGADLEVKVRGAGTVGAYSSATPKSLTVDSEVVDFSYDDGTGLVTLEVGVPERELYSWTISIEY; this comes from the exons ATGACGGTGGGAGCCGGGATCGCCGTGCAGGAagacggcagcctggcggcgctgggTGCCACGGTCCTGACGGAGGTGCGCGACAATGTGCTCGTCACGCCGGCCGCCGGGGGCGGGATGCTGGACGGCGCCTTCCTCGGCGTCCGGTCGGCTCCCGCCGGCAGCCGCAGCGTCTTCCCCGTCGGAAAGCTCAG GGACCTGCGCTTCATGTGCACGTTCCGGTTCAAGATGTGGTGGATGACGCAGAGGATGGGCTCGTCGGGCCAGGACATCCCTGTCGAGACACAGTTCTTGATCGTTGAGGCAGCCGATGGCGCCGGAGACGAGCAATCCGCGGTGTACACCGTCTTCCTCCCGATCTTGGAGGGCTCGTTCCGTGCTGTCCTCCAGGGGAACGAAGATGACGAGCTGGAAATCTGCTTGGAGAGTG GTGATCCAGCCGTGGAATCATTTGATGGCACCCATCTAGTTTACGTCGGTGCAGGGTCGGATCCGTTTGAGGTCATCACAAATGCTGTCAA AGCTGTCGAGAGGCACTTGCAAACATTCTCTCACAGGGAAAAAAAGAAG ATGCCAGACATGCTAAATTGGTTTGGCTGGTGCACATGGGATGCATTTTACACTGATGTGACAGCTGAAGGAGTGAAGGAAGGATTACAGAG TCTGGAAAAGGGTGGAGCAGCTCCTAAGTTTGTCATAATCGATGATGGGTGGCAATCGGTTAGTATGGATCCAGCAGGAACTGCATGCATATCTGATAATGCAGCCAA CTTTGCAAACAGATTATATGATATCAAAGAGAACTACAAATTTCAGAAAAATGGGAGGATGGGGCACAGGGAAGACGATCCAGCAAATGGCCTTGCACATATCGTCAGTGAAATCAAGGGGAAACATGAGCTAAA GTATGTTTATGTATGGCATGCCATCACCGGATACTGGGGTGGCGTAAGGCCCGGCTCTGATGGGATGGAGCATTACCAATCCAAGATCCAATACCCTGTCTCATCACCAGGAGTTCAGAAGAACGAACCCTGTGCCGCCTTCGACAGCATAGCAGCAAACGGCCTTGGCCTTGTTAACCCTGACAAAGTATTGAGCTTCTACAATGAGCTCCATTCATATCTTGCTTCTGCTGGGATCGACGGCGTTAAAGTAGATGTGCAGAACATTCTCGAGTCGCTAGGTGCTGGTCATGGTGGGAGGGTGCTTCTGGCTAGGAAGTATCAACAGGCTCTAGAAGCTTCCATCGCTCGGAACTTCCGCAACAATGACATTATATCTTGCATGAGCCAGAACACTGATAACTTGTACAG TTCGAAGAGAAGCGCGGTAGTGAGAGCCTCTGATGATTTCTGGCCTAGAGACCCAGCTTCACATACCATACACATTGCATCTGTCGCATACAATACCGTGTTTCTTGGAGAGTTTATGCAGCCGGACTGGGACATGTTCCAT AGCGTTCACCCGATGGCGGAATATCACGCCGCGGCACGAGCAGTCGGTGGTTGCGCAATATACGTCAG TGACAAACCAGGAAATCATGACTTCGATCTGCTGAGGAAGCTCGTGCTTCCTGATGGTTCGATCCTGCGAGCCAAGCTCCCCGGGAGACCGACCAGAGACTGCCTGTTTTCTGACCCTGCAAGGGACGGAAAAAG TATTCTCAAGATCTGGAACCTGAACGCATGCTCGGGCGTGATCGGCGCCTTCAACTGCCAGGGCGCCGGCTGGTGCCGAGCAGGGAAGAAGAACCTCATCCACGACGTGCAGCCCGGGACCATCACCGGGGCCGTTCGGGGACAGGACGTCAGCCGCCTTCCGGAGGTCGCCGGCGATGGCTGGAACGGCGACGTGGTAGCCTACTCGCATGTAGCAGGAGAGGTGACCGTCCTGCCGAAGGACGCCGCGTTGCCGGTGACCCTGAAGCCGCGCGAGTACGAGGTGTTCACCGTGGTTCCCCTGAAGCGGCTGGCGAACGGCGCCTCCTTCGCGCCGATCGGCTTGATCCGGATGTTCAACTCCGGTGGGGCGGTCACTGAGGTCAGCTACTGCGACGGCGCTGACTTGGAGGTGAAGGTGCGGGGCGCAGGCACGGTCGGAGCCTACTCCTCAGCGACGCCGAAGAGCTTGACTGTGGATTCCGAGGTGGTCGATTTCTCCTACGACGACGGCACCGGCCTGGTCACCTTAGAAGTCGGCGTGCCGGAGCGGGAGCTCTATTCGTGGACCATCTCGATAGAGTACTGA
- the LOC124690340 gene encoding probable galactinol--sucrose galactosyltransferase 1 isoform X1: MTVGAGIAVQEDGSLAALGATVLTEVRDNVLVTPAAGGGMLDGAFLGVRSAPAGSRSVFPVGKLRDLRFMCTFRFKMWWMTQRMGSSGQDIPVETQFLIVEAADGAGDEQSAVYTVFLPILEGSFRAVLQGNEDDELEICLESGDPAVESFDGTHLVYVGAGSDPFEVITNAVKAVERHLQTFSHREKKKMPDMLNWFGWCTWDAFYTDVTAEGVKEGLQSLEKGGAAPKFVIIDDGWQSVSMDPAGTACISDNAANFANRLYDIKENYKFQKNGRMGHREDDPANGLAHIVSEIKGKHELKYGVRLLVYCHIHYKKICGNSDFPLLFSTKSRYVYVWHAITGYWGGVRPGSDGMEHYQSKIQYPVSSPGVQKNEPCAAFDSIAANGLGLVNPDKVLSFYNELHSYLASAGIDGVKVDVQNILESLGAGHGGRVLLARKYQQALEASIARNFRNNDIISCMSQNTDNLYSSKRSAVVRASDDFWPRDPASHTIHIASVAYNTVFLGEFMQPDWDMFHSVHPMAEYHAAARAVGGCAIYVSDKPGNHDFDLLRKLVLPDGSILRAKLPGRPTRDCLFSDPARDGKSILKIWNLNACSGVIGAFNCQGAGWCRAGKKNLIHDVQPGTITGAVRGQDVSRLPEVAGDGWNGDVVAYSHVAGEVTVLPKDAALPVTLKPREYEVFTVVPLKRLANGASFAPIGLIRMFNSGGAVTEVSYCDGADLEVKVRGAGTVGAYSSATPKSLTVDSEVVDFSYDDGTGLVTLEVGVPERELYSWTISIEY, translated from the exons ATGACGGTGGGAGCCGGGATCGCCGTGCAGGAagacggcagcctggcggcgctgggTGCCACGGTCCTGACGGAGGTGCGCGACAATGTGCTCGTCACGCCGGCCGCCGGGGGCGGGATGCTGGACGGCGCCTTCCTCGGCGTCCGGTCGGCTCCCGCCGGCAGCCGCAGCGTCTTCCCCGTCGGAAAGCTCAG GGACCTGCGCTTCATGTGCACGTTCCGGTTCAAGATGTGGTGGATGACGCAGAGGATGGGCTCGTCGGGCCAGGACATCCCTGTCGAGACACAGTTCTTGATCGTTGAGGCAGCCGATGGCGCCGGAGACGAGCAATCCGCGGTGTACACCGTCTTCCTCCCGATCTTGGAGGGCTCGTTCCGTGCTGTCCTCCAGGGGAACGAAGATGACGAGCTGGAAATCTGCTTGGAGAGTG GTGATCCAGCCGTGGAATCATTTGATGGCACCCATCTAGTTTACGTCGGTGCAGGGTCGGATCCGTTTGAGGTCATCACAAATGCTGTCAA AGCTGTCGAGAGGCACTTGCAAACATTCTCTCACAGGGAAAAAAAGAAG ATGCCAGACATGCTAAATTGGTTTGGCTGGTGCACATGGGATGCATTTTACACTGATGTGACAGCTGAAGGAGTGAAGGAAGGATTACAGAG TCTGGAAAAGGGTGGAGCAGCTCCTAAGTTTGTCATAATCGATGATGGGTGGCAATCGGTTAGTATGGATCCAGCAGGAACTGCATGCATATCTGATAATGCAGCCAA CTTTGCAAACAGATTATATGATATCAAAGAGAACTACAAATTTCAGAAAAATGGGAGGATGGGGCACAGGGAAGACGATCCAGCAAATGGCCTTGCACATATCGTCAGTGAAATCAAGGGGAAACATGAGCTAAAGTATGGTGTTCGACTGTTAGTTTACTGCCATATACACTATAAAAAAATATGTGGCAATTCTGATTTTCCCTTACTTTTTTCAACAAAATCCAGGTATGTTTATGTATGGCATGCCATCACCGGATACTGGGGTGGCGTAAGGCCCGGCTCTGATGGGATGGAGCATTACCAATCCAAGATCCAATACCCTGTCTCATCACCAGGAGTTCAGAAGAACGAACCCTGTGCCGCCTTCGACAGCATAGCAGCAAACGGCCTTGGCCTTGTTAACCCTGACAAAGTATTGAGCTTCTACAATGAGCTCCATTCATATCTTGCTTCTGCTGGGATCGACGGCGTTAAAGTAGATGTGCAGAACATTCTCGAGTCGCTAGGTGCTGGTCATGGTGGGAGGGTGCTTCTGGCTAGGAAGTATCAACAGGCTCTAGAAGCTTCCATCGCTCGGAACTTCCGCAACAATGACATTATATCTTGCATGAGCCAGAACACTGATAACTTGTACAG TTCGAAGAGAAGCGCGGTAGTGAGAGCCTCTGATGATTTCTGGCCTAGAGACCCAGCTTCACATACCATACACATTGCATCTGTCGCATACAATACCGTGTTTCTTGGAGAGTTTATGCAGCCGGACTGGGACATGTTCCAT AGCGTTCACCCGATGGCGGAATATCACGCCGCGGCACGAGCAGTCGGTGGTTGCGCAATATACGTCAG TGACAAACCAGGAAATCATGACTTCGATCTGCTGAGGAAGCTCGTGCTTCCTGATGGTTCGATCCTGCGAGCCAAGCTCCCCGGGAGACCGACCAGAGACTGCCTGTTTTCTGACCCTGCAAGGGACGGAAAAAG TATTCTCAAGATCTGGAACCTGAACGCATGCTCGGGCGTGATCGGCGCCTTCAACTGCCAGGGCGCCGGCTGGTGCCGAGCAGGGAAGAAGAACCTCATCCACGACGTGCAGCCCGGGACCATCACCGGGGCCGTTCGGGGACAGGACGTCAGCCGCCTTCCGGAGGTCGCCGGCGATGGCTGGAACGGCGACGTGGTAGCCTACTCGCATGTAGCAGGAGAGGTGACCGTCCTGCCGAAGGACGCCGCGTTGCCGGTGACCCTGAAGCCGCGCGAGTACGAGGTGTTCACCGTGGTTCCCCTGAAGCGGCTGGCGAACGGCGCCTCCTTCGCGCCGATCGGCTTGATCCGGATGTTCAACTCCGGTGGGGCGGTCACTGAGGTCAGCTACTGCGACGGCGCTGACTTGGAGGTGAAGGTGCGGGGCGCAGGCACGGTCGGAGCCTACTCCTCAGCGACGCCGAAGAGCTTGACTGTGGATTCCGAGGTGGTCGATTTCTCCTACGACGACGGCACCGGCCTGGTCACCTTAGAAGTCGGCGTGCCGGAGCGGGAGCTCTATTCGTGGACCATCTCGATAGAGTACTGA